Proteins encoded in a region of the Acipenser ruthenus chromosome 11, fAciRut3.2 maternal haplotype, whole genome shotgun sequence genome:
- the LOC117426843 gene encoding protein mono-ADP-ribosyltransferase PARP14-like, whose amino-acid sequence MAETCPYPLFIEGDWSSANSNTVKNKLQIYFQSKKKSNGGDCRVEYEDTSRNHAVVWFKNEETRKKVLEKQNHKLNIGNENVRLTVRLQEEPEENTTPEPEKESPCKPKEVEDAVEVLSGESHAASHCNTTFEEEVCEEIPEFTAVLLENVPEKITQEILGMMVENISNLSEEIGDFSLEIIPYINKAVVSFKTSSDAPSFLTNSVENKRFKQNKIVAKPLEVTCSVKVETLPPNTSEELLWLYFERLGELDNITMMPEDTSAVISFKDHKVLETIREKTHTISKTAVKVYPYYDSLGTALYGNERPQWKLPDPFAENIDLGISKFLNMKKTHVTDINKTMAEHFCELNWQQSGSPLVNISPSPALLKQKSLTAKHINAWKDDASSVFSNAMSKYKSFECHVNSSVWKISEMEIRSAVTDAVILTSDMVLEKVMIAGMAEDVDKLQRDLTEIVDKAAKLIEREQNSVTEKVPVVPAMYNILKHDGLEENVMKDYPELTLAYKPDAKSLILSGLAVEVFSIKSKVLEAVMHMKRKQVELNPHIVSFLSEVDNEDLSYCIFTANGINAMCETLESVVFIIGNTAQVFMEAEKQIHNILDFQCIDVEDSKVIKKQEWVHLNIRLDKEYNSPKKRMVIKILKEQIVIAGYCDSVMQVCQQLSDFVDKNTHMEESVSVKSKAVIKFIQDKKTDLWWEVANNNDVKIDFAVQTNQPKINIEGPRSSVLEVKRVFENIVRSLHSDVLKIKKPGAKKFFKDKEEMYVNAALHQSKCVVMLDDGDFLEIDEEIDPSHFVVQLPDGLVVSVYQGDMCRCNVDAVVNATNEDLNHIGGIAGALLKAAGPELQTECDHYIRKKGKLKPGQAVLTEAGNLPCKYVIHALGPRWNATEAKKAVYQLDKAVKESLSVAETYNCTSIAIPAISSGIFGFPLELCAETIVKCVHEHCKDSYRDSTLKKIHLVDNDGKTVQALTVAAQKIFADYVPQVRAKTAKPAPQERRPLKKVESTDGLQEIQTKEGLTIILRKGNIQVTSTDVIVNTIAADLSLNSGAVSKAIFQAAGSKLQTLLHEAAQESTPAEGMVLKTEGCNLKSNFVFHVIGPRWDSGKGDADKILKGIIKECLEEAEKMQQNSLAFPAIGTGNLGFPKPVVASVMMEQVLKFSTKWNPKHLQEVVFLVHPSDTQTLQAFTDEFKNKFQGQTKKVKQSVSSSSASAQHGAGFVNQVSNPSLGVHEMLTGTLQLQVVTGDITKETTDVIVNSSNNDFTLKTGVSKAILEAAGQAVEMECAELGAQPNNGIIITKNGNLQCKKIIHIPGQTDPIKIKDSVGKVLQLCEQNTFTSVAFPALGTGQGGVNPSVVADAMLDSVVDFASQKMAQSLKKVRIIIFQPQMLTEFFKSMQTRAGTTPPEQKTVWSKFLSLGKKLFGNSDVEEKGTEEFVFVEENIDPTVFQICGETEEDVKKARSWITDLIVKEQDERTIRNEWISYFSEEECEKIKILQKKLQISVKLECTKAEGFIQVAGLTRDVLTAVTEIQDMLKKIRDEETLKREAELASNLVEWQYEQGTKYEPFDIFTNLKLEQAVTSEETEITVKIQNKNFKVFLPEGPAVDDIDTHIKIKRVNKTEAQDLETHPSHWDDMKGLKGCISVLVQPATKEYQEVEALFKKTCGNHTIVTIQRIQNPFLWKNYQIKKQAFDDKNGKGNNEKQLFHGTACDTIKTINSNGFNRSFCGKNAVAYGNGTYFAVNASYSASGTYSVPDPQGQKYMYLTRVLTGMFTNGRNGMIVPPAKNAADPTDLYDSVTDNSAKPSIFVIFNDVQAYPEYLITFR is encoded by the exons CAAGGAAAAAAGTTCTTGAGAAACAAAATCATAAACTGAATATTGGAAACGAAAATGTGAGGCTGACTGTGAGACTGCAGGAGGAACCGGAAGAGAACACAACACCTGAGCCA GAAAAGGAAAGTCCATGCAAACCAAAAGAAG TTGAAGATGCTGTTGAAGTATTGAGTGGAGAGAGCCACGCGGCTTCACATTGTAATACGACGTTTGAAGAAGAAGTCTGTGAAGAGATTCCAGAGTTTACTGCAGTTTTGCTGGAAAATGTTCCGGAGAAGATAACGCAAGAAATTCTGGGAATGATGGTGGAGAATATCTCCAATTTATCAGAAGAAATTGGGGATTTCAGTTTGGAAATAATTCCTTACATAAACAAAGCTGTTGTGTCCTTCAAAACCAGCAGTG ATGCACCATCATTTCTTACAAACTCTGTCGAAAACaagaggtttaaacaaaacaaaatagttgCGAAACCCCTTGAAGTAACCTGCAGTGTCAAAGTGGAAACCCTCCCTCCGAATACCAGTGAAGAGCTGCTATGGCTGTACTTCGAACGATTAGGAGAACTGGACAACATCACAATGATGCCAGAAGACACTTCAGCCGTTATCTCATTTAAGGATCATAAAG ttcTAGAGACTATcagagaaaaaacacacacaatcagtAAAACAGCTGTAAAGGTGTATCCTTATTACGATTCTTTGGGCACAGCTTTGTATGGGAACGAGAGACCACAGTGGAAGCTGCCAGACCCATTTGCTGAGAATATTGATCTTGGCATTTCGAAGTTTCTTAACATGAAGAAGACACATGTTACagatataaataaaacaatggctGAACATTTCTGTGAACTGAACTGGCAGCAGTCTGGGAGCCCATTAGTAAATATCAGCCCATCTCCTGCCCTTTTGAAGCAAAAGTCCTTGACTGCTAAGCATATCAATGCCTGGAAGGATGATGCTTCAAGTGTGTTTTCAAATGCTATGTCCAAGTACAAGTCCTTTGAATGCCATGTAAATTCTTCCGTCTGGAAAATAAGTGAAATGGAAATTCGCAGTGCAGTGACAGATGCTGTAATCCTTACCTCAGACATGGTCCTGGAGAAAGTCATGATAGCGGGAATGGCAGAGGATGTTGACAAATTACAGAGGGATCTGACTGAGATTGTGGACAAAGCCGCTAAactaattgaaagggaacagaaTAGCGTGACAGAGAAGGTTCCTGTGGTACCGGCCATGTATAACATACTGAAGCACGATGGACTTGAGGAGAATGTCATGAAGGATTATCCAGAGCTCACGCTAGCTTACAAACCGGATGCGAAGAGTCTGATCCTTTCTGGTTTAGCGGTCGAGGTGTTCAGTATCAAGAGCAAAGTACTGGAAGCAGTCATGCACATGAAGAGGAAGCAAGTTGAGCTCAACCCTCATATTGTCAGCTTTCTTAGTGAGGTGGATAACGAGGACCTATCATACTGCATCTTTACTGCAAATGGCATCAACGCAATGTGCGAGACTCTTGAAAGTGTTGTTTTTATCATAGGAAACACAGCTCAGGTTTTTATGGAAGCCGAAAAGCAAATTCACAACATTCTAGATTTTCAGTGCATTGATGTAGAAGACAGCAAAGTGATCAAGAAACAAGAGTGGGTGCATTTAAATATTCGTCTAGACAAGGAATACAACAGCCCAAAGAAAAGAATGGTAATAAAAATCTTAAAAGAACAAATTGTCATCGCCGGCTATTGTGATTCTGTGATGCAAGTGTGCCAGCAATTGTCTGATTTTGTCGACAAGAACACACACATGGAGGAATCTGTTAGTGTGAAGTCCAAGGCAGTCATCAAGTTCATCCAAGATAAGAAAACTGATTTGTGGTGGGAGGTAGCCAACAACAACGACGTCAAAATCGACTTTGCTGTCCAGACTAACCAACCGAAGATCAACATAGAAGGTCCAAGGTCTTCTGTTCTGGAAGTGAAAAGGGTGTTTGAAAATATAGTTCGATCCCTTCATTCCGATGTGTTGAAGATCAAGAAGCCTGGGGCTAAGAAGTTTTTTAAAGACAAGGAAGAAATGTATGTTAATGCAGCCTTGCATCAATCGAAGTGTGTGGTGATGCTTGATGATGGCGATTTCTTGGAAATAGATGAGGAAATTGACCCATCTCACTTCGTGGTGCAGCTGCCTGATGGGTTGGTTGTTTCTGTTTATCAAGGTGATATGTGCAGATGTAATGTAGATGCTGTAGTCAATGCAACTAATGAAGACCTGAATCATATTGGAGGTATTGCAGGAGCTCTGCTTAAAGCAGCAGGGCCAGAGCTACAGACAGAGTGTGATCACTATATCAGAAAAAAGGGAAAATTGAAACCTGGTCAGGCAGTTTTAACAGAGGCTGGCAATCTTCCTTGTAAGTACGTGATTCACGCTTTAGGGCCCAGGTGGAATGCAACAGAAGCTAAGAAAGCGGTGTATCAATTAGACAAGGCTGTGAAGGAAAGCTTGAGCGTGGCAGAAACCTACAACTGTACATCTATAGCTATTCCAGCTATCAGCTCAGGAATCTTTGGGTTTCCCTTAGAGCTGTGTGCTGAAACAATTGTAAAATGTGTTCATGAACACTGTAAAGATAGCTACAGAGATAGCACTTTGAAGAAGATACACCTGGTTGACAATGATGGCAAAACAGTTCAGGCCTTGACTGTTGCTGCCCAAAAAATATTTGCTGACTATGTACCACAAGTGAGAGCAAAGACTGCTAAACCTGCTCCTCAAGAAAGGAGACCCTTGAAGAAGGTGGAAAGCACAGACGGACTCCAGGAGATCCAAACAAAAGAAGGTCTGACCATCATCCTAAGGAAAGGAAACATCCAAGTTACATCA ACGGATGTCATTGTTAATACCATTGCTGCTGACCTAAGCCTTAACAGTGGTGCTGTTTCAAAGGCTATTTTTCAAGCAGCTGGTTCAAAACTCCAGACCCTGTTGCATGAGGCGGCCCAGGAATCCACCCCTGCTGAAGGAATGGTTCTGAAAACGGAAGGGTGTAATTTGAAAAGCAATTTTGTCTTTCATGTGATTGGTCCCAGGTGGGATTCAGGGAAAGGCGATGCAGACAAG ATTTTGAAAGGAATCATTAAAGAGTGTCTGGAAGAAGCTGAAAAGATGCAGCAGAATTCACTCGCCTTCCCTGCCATTGGAACAGGCAATTTGGGGTTTCCAAAACCTGTGGTAGCCTCAGTCATGATGGAACAAGTGTTGAAGTTCAGCACTAAATGGAACCCAAAGCACCTTCAAGAGGTTGTTTTTCTGGTGCACCCCAGTGATACTCAGACACTTCAA GCATTTACGGATGAATTCAAAAACAAGTTCCAGGGCCAAACTAAAAAAGTTAAACAATCAGTCAGTTCTTCTTCTGCATCTGCTCAACATGGGGcag GTTTTGTAAATCAAGTCTCAAATCCCAGTCTAGGTGTACATGAGATGTTAACGGGAACCCTTCAGTTGCAAGTGGTAACAGGCGACATCACAAAGGAGACGACTGATGTTATTGTGAACTCATCCAACAATGACTTTACCCTTAAAACAG GTGTATCCAAGGCAATTTTAGAGGCGGCTGGCCAAGCGGTTGAAATGGAGTGCGCAGAGTTAG GTGCACAGCCTAATAATGggataataattacaaaaaatggAAATTTGCAGTGCAAGAAGATCATTCACATTCCTGGACAAACCGACCCTATTAAAATAAAGGATTCTGTAGGAAAAGTTCTGCAGCTGTGTGAACAAAACACATTCACATCGGTAGCTTTTCCTGCTCTTGGAACAG GGCAAGGGGGTGTAAATCCTTCAGTTGTCGCTGATGCAATGCTGGATTCTGTGGTTGACTTTGCAAGCCAGAAAATGGCCCAGTCTCTGAAAAAAGTTAGAATCATCATCTTCCAGCCTCAGATGCTAACTGagttttttaaaagcatgcaaACGAGAGCTGGCACAACCCCGCCGGAACAGAAAACTGTCTGGTCCAAGTTTCTAT CATTGGGGAAAAAATTATTTGGAAATTCTGATGTGGAGGAAAAAGGCACCGAAGAGTTTGTGTTTGTGGAAGAAAACATTGACCCAACAGTTTTTCAGATATGTGGAGAAACAGAAGAAGATGTGAAAAAAGCTCGGTCCTGGATAACAGACTTGATTGTTAAAGAACAGGATGAGAGGACAATCAGGAACGAGTGGATCTCTTATTTCAGTGAAGAGGAAtgtgagaaaataaaaatacttcagAAGAAGCTGCAGATCAGTGTGAAGCTTGAGTGTACCAAAGCTGAGGGTTTCATCCAAGTGGCAGGGCTCACAAGAGATGTGCTGACTGCAGTAACGGAAATCCAGGATATGCTCAAAAAGATCCGAGATGAAGAAACCCTGAAACGGGAGGCGGAGCTGGCCAGCAATTTGGTGGAATGGCAGTATGAGCAGGGAACCAAATATGAGCCATTTGACATCTTCACTAACCTAAAACTGGAGCAGGCTGTGACAAGCGAGGAAACGGAAATAACAGTGAagattcaaaataaaaactttaaagtgTTCTTGCCAGAGGGTCCTGCAGTAGATGACATAGACactcatataaaaataaaacgagTCAACAAGACAGAAG CTCAAGACTTGGAAACACATCCAAGCCACTGGGATGATATGAAGGGATTAAAAGGATGTATTTCAGTACTAGTACAACCAGCAACAAAGGAATACCAAGAAGTggaagctttatttaaaaaaacctgtGGAAATCATACCATTGTAACG aTTCAAAGAATTCAGAATCCCTTTCTTTGGAAGAACTACCAAATAAAAAAGCAAGCTTTTGATGACAAAAATGGCAAGGGCAACAACGAAAAGCAGTTATTCCACGGCACAGCTTGTgacacaataaaaacaattaactcCAATGGATTCAACCGGAGCTTCTGTGGAAAGAATG CTGTAGCCTATGGAAATGGAACCTATTTTGCAGTTAATGCCAGTTATTCTGCAAGTGGTACTTACTCTGTACCCGATCCACAAGGACAGAAGTACATGTATCTCACCAGAGTCCTCACTGGGATGTTTACCAATGGAAGAAATGGCATGATCGTTCCTCCTGCCAAGAATGCTGCAGATCCCACTGATTTGTACGACAGTGTAACAGACAACTCTGCAAAGCCAAGCATATTTGTCATATTCAATGATGTACAAGCTTACCCGGAGTACTTAATCACTTTCCGTTAA